The Aythya fuligula isolate bAytFul2 chromosome 1, bAytFul2.pri, whole genome shotgun sequence nucleotide sequence GGAAGCAGCACATTCAGCAGCCAGCGCCTGGTTCCCAACTAGGGCAGggacaaaacagaacaaacaggTATGTCTCTGGAAGACTTGGCATTAGCAGCAAATATGTATAGGCCAGCTGCAGCCAAAGTCCTGGTCAGGATCTGGCAGTAGGAGGCCTAGCACTGAATACACACCAATCCCTGCCTTGCTGCGCCTCTGCTGAGCAATGGGCAGAGAATACAGGGAATAAGCCAGGCAAAGAATGGGCCCACTTTCAGTATTTAGTGAGAGCTCATTTAGAggagacagagaaataaatacatttttaaaataaatattttttctatagatatttaatatatttattaaatgcatgccttaaatataatatatatacatgcatgtatAAGATATATGAGGAAGGACAATCCCACATCCCTCACCAAACAGACATGATGAGGCAAAGAAGCCTGAAGGCTTCTTTGAGATACAAGTTTTTCCAGTGGTCTGACAGAGGAGATGACAGGCAGTTGGGTGAGTATAAAAGGGAGTGGAAGTGTCCAAGAGAAGAGATGAGGCGCAAGTAAAAGTGACAGAATGACCAGTGTCAGGAGAAGCCATCATTTCACctagggcaggcagggctgacTTGGAAGGAACACCACTGTTGACAGGAGATGCATGCATATGCTCTAGATAAGACACGGGGGCCTGACATGGGGTGAGGACTTGAATTAAAGAGTGCTGTAGGAAAGATTTTTCCACACACACAGTGGAAACAGCCTTATGTTATGGAAGCTGCACAACTAGACTGAAGCAGAGAACAAGAGACCTCTCCCAAGGTAGCTACAGACTCAGGCTTGGGCTTGAGCAAGAGAAGAGAGGctctgggcagagcaggggagaTGGGGgcagaagaagggaagaggtAGAGCTCAGGTAAGTGGGTTGCTTCTCCCTGTGACATTCTGCCCTCCAGGTCCAGAGACAAGTGGCAAGCTTAGGGGTGCCACAGCATCACCCACTGGTTTGTAGCTGCGCTCACCTTGGTCGTAGGCAAACTGTAGCAAATCAAGATGAGAGGGTATGAAATCTTCTGTGGCAGAAATCCGCCCTGGCTTCGTGGCAATATCAAGGACGCACTGCTGTCTGCACTTCAAAACCTGAATATAATGGGCtgcaagaaagagaagcaatgaaagccagcagctctgccagatATGAGCACTGGAGAATGGGGCATGCCCACCATAGGAAGATACGGCCTTCCTACCCATCCCTCTGTGCCTCTAACACTACCTGCAATGGCTTCATAGAGGCCAGgctgcatctcctcctcctcctcttcctcctcttcctccaaaGGCCCTTCACACAGGGCACGGCACTCTTCTAGTGCTGACAGTGCCTCTCTGAGCGACTCCTCCAGTCTGTCCACAGCCTGCAGGTACTCATCTGCATTGTAGTGCTGCATGCCAGCCTCATACGCTTCCTACAAAGGACAGACCCGGGCTCCCTGTTAGCGTGGGCGACACGAGAGGACTCCCTGAGACTTTGAGTCTGAGACTCTGGATAGTTGCTCTAATACCTAGGGGCCTGCCCACCACAAAGTGTGATTCCTCTGGGTTTAAATGTACTTCTCCAagaccctgcagcctgctgtaaTTGTCAGTGTAAAACCTCTGTGTCAGAATCGTTATAGCGTGGCTTCGCTGATGCGTGGTACCTCGTCTCCATGCACCCCTAGGATGTGGTACGAGCTGCTGATGCCCACTTCTGCACCGAAGCCTTACCCAGTGCGGAGCCGCCTCCAGGTCTCGGAAGTTGTCCGCCTTCACCCCCGACATCCGCCGGTACTTCTCCATGTCCTCCCGCATCTGCAGGTGCTGCGGGTTGGCGACGAAGAACGTGTGTGCAGCCGACACGGCCTGATCCAGCTTCTTCAGCTGCGGGGAAAAGCCAGCGCCCCTTaaccccccttccccaccgCCTCGCTCgcaccctccccagccccttgagcagggggctggcCTCGCCGCCCCACCTGGAAGAAGGCGACCTGCAGGTAGTTGTAGGGCTCCCTCTGCTCGAAGTCCCTGCGGACGGCCAGGCTGGCGCGGTGCGCGGAGGGCGCAGCGCCCAGGCGGCCgcccaggcagtgctgcaggcagtcGGCTCGCTGCAGCACCCGCTCGAAGAGCGCCGCTTCCCAGGGCCGGGCGGCCGGCGGATCGCCGAGGAAAGCGGCCTCCCGACGGCAGGAGGCCCGGCAGGAGCGGCGGGCGGCCCGCAGCCCCGCGTAGCTGTGCAGGGAGCGCTGTAGCAGCTCGGCCGCCCGCCCCCAGTCGCGGGCGAAGTACGCCCGCACCCCGTCGGCGTACAGCAGGTCGTAGGGGGCCAGGCGAGACGGCGGGGACGTGGCGGAGGCAgcgccgaggaggaggaggaggaagcagggcagcGGGGCCATGGCCGAGCCGCccaggaggacgaggaggaagaagaggaggaggaggaggaggctccgGGCACGCCcagcggggcgggcggcgaggCTGGAGGTGGTGGTCGGTGGGGGCGGCACGCCACCGCGCGGTGCGCCCCGACCCGCTGTCTAccaccggggagggggggggataGTAAAACACAACTTCACGGCTCGGGGTCTTTCCGGAGATAACATGTTTTCAAGCCAGAGGTTGCCTCAAAGACCACAGAGGCAGCTCCCGTTTAGCTACAGGCAGCCTAAGTCTCCCCTGACATGGAATCTCGTCACCCCATCACAACTCCTCAACACAagcctccttccctttcctcagGCTTTTGGCAATCCGCTGCCCTCCGGACGCACTGCTGCGGGAGGGAGCCTTGCACGTTTGGCGTCTTTCCCTTCCAGAAGCCAGCTTAGCTTCGTTAAGCATTGGGCCAATCATTCTGTTTCCGTGGAAACAAGATTATTgctaatatattattttaaaaacagacacGATCGACACTCCAAATATAGAATTTTAATACCATTCCGTGCCTGCCTTGTCTCTCAGGGCAGAGCGAATGCGAGGGTGGAGTTCACAAGGGGACGGGACCGGCAAGGGTGCCAAATGGCTGTGGCGGCGGCGGGTGCCTCTGTAACCTGCGAGCAGGCACAGGTCCGTGTCCGTGTCTGTAGAGCTCCGTTCTGCAGGTCTGTCACACTTCTTTtaccccaccaccaccacgggGTGCCGCGTTTCCTGCCTGCTGGCGAGAAAGATGAGAATGCGAATTAGTACTCGGGGTCCCAGGACTAGGGGGACGTCTggagtttcatttaaaaatcgTGATGGCACTGCACGTTTCCGATGCTGTCTCTCAGAGTTTGGGCTCCTGGAAGGTCTGTGCCTCGCAGGCCTCAGGCGTCCTTTCCCGTGGCGCCTGCTCCCCGTCCTGCCGATGCCAGGCCTCGTTGCCGGCCAGCGAGCAGCGCCGCGGCCGGTCGgcgctctcctcctccctgctgccgaGGGAGAGGCGGCGCTCGCGGCGCGATGCCAGCGGGAGACGGGAGTGCCgtgggctgcaggctggggtgGGCTGCGGCGTCTCGTCGATGAAGGTGGTGATCTCATCTCGGAAGAAGCAGGCGCTGGAGCTGGACACCCGCGGCACCAGCCCCCCCTCCAAAAACTGCCGTAGGGTTGTCAGCTCGTCTTCCGGGGGCCGCCGGCGGTGCTGGTAGTCATGCAGCTGAGGAGGCAAGAAGCTGGGGACTCCAGGCTTGCGGGGGGTGGAAATGCGGATGTCGTCAGATGAAGACCACTTGTGTAGGAAGGATGGAGTGGAGCGGTGGGTGGAGAAGATGTTAGTCTCATCATGTGACATTCTCCGGGAGATAGGGACCTGGGAAATGGAGAAGGAGGCAGGTGATTGATGGAAGACTTGGAGAAGAGGCAGAACGGAAGGGGAGTATCTGAGGCCTTCCGAGAGAGGAGAGTCCACAGAACACAAACATACGGGAGACCGACAGGGAAGGAGGTGGGTCGTGGGGCTGCCCCGACAGCCGACAGCTCACCTGCAGATAATGCACCTTGTCCTGGGGCAACAACATGTGGTGCATGGGTAGCAGTTTGATATCCCGAGAGTCCCGCTTCACAGCTGCAGCACCGTTGGCATCAAATCTCACTTTGCAGATCCTGCCATCACCATAATCGTCACACACGCCATCTGTTGGCAAAGAGAATGACAGGCAACACTTCTCAGACAGAAGATGAGCATTATCAGGACACCTTGATGCCATCCTAATGCTTGTCTGACTTCTGCTGCACTACTTGCAGCCATCGAGACTCGTCTCTGAACAAGgaccttttctttctgctgccagcagggctaaAGGATACAAAGACCACCTTGTTTCTTCTGTCTCACTTTGCAATCTCTCCCTGCCAGAACTTGGACCTTTGTATCAGCAAGTTGGGCTGAGGCCTGGGGGTGTGTCTCTTTCAATGTGGTTTGACAGCTACACATTGTCTCTACTCTTTTATCTAATCTGTAGGTTGTTGCATTGATTTTGCTGGGATGCTAGCGAGTCCTAAGGCAGCAAGCGAACGGCAGAGCCTGCTCCAGAATAAATTTTCAGAATAAGTTTCTAAATAATACCTGCTTACTGAATCCAAACTCTAACAGGAATCCCATACAGCCGCCCACAACATCTCTCCCAGTGCCATTATGTCCCTTTCCCAAGGCAGGCCACTGTAGTATTTTGGGAAGGGGGTTATTGAAGAAAGGTGAATGTTGGACAGTGAGGGGCTTACCGTCATCTCCGTCCTCCTCAGACATGATAGCCAcgcactgctcccacacggtGCGGAGATCCGCTCGGTAGCGCTCGCAGGACCAGATgaaggaggggagcagcagggtcTGCACCATGGAGCACCAGAGCACGGCGAGGACCATCCAGGTGGGGGCCGTGTCATAGCGCAGGCTAAAAAAGCTCACAACCTTGTCGGTAGGAGAGAGAGACAAGGCCAATAAAGGAGACAGAAATGGGGATCAAAGGAGAAGGATAACAAGAGTCACTTCTGTAGTAGAATATCATCTGTCAGTAAAGGGTTCATCAAGTTAATACCCCATGCCCCTTTGAAAAATTGTTCATGGTTTGCTGGAGCGTATTGTGCGCTGTGATCTCTCTAATATGAGACTTGGTGTTACCATCCCTTCTTCCCTGTGCTCATTATGAGCTGAAGCTAAATAGGTacaaagaaaagacacagagactggaaaaaaaaaaaatatgattaaagCCTCTGTTCTCTTAATAGTTCATTTTAAGAACTTCCTCAGCTCTCCAGTTTTGCAGAGAATTGACCAGCCAGCCAAAACCTGAATGCTGACTACAAACACactagcagaaggaaaaaagacaactcTCTACAACAGCTGTTAAAGCTGGTGTATCTGTTCTCCAGAAGCAAACTGGAGAGACAGAAATCTCATCCTTTTTACAAGGGTAGATGCCCCTGTGCATTCCTGTACATTTGCAGAATAATCTCCTCTCCAGTCTCCTCTTGGCCACTTAAAACTTTCACAGTGCTTTCGGCTGTGGTGTGTATTTCCCAGGGTCGGACCTGTCTTAGGAAAATGTTCCTGTGGAAGGGCGAGAGAACTACCTCAACCTTTTTTAAAATCCCCCCTCAGAGTAACACAAGATTCAGATGTGGCAGCTGTGTGACTGGTGGACGGGAGGCAGAGCTTCTTCTCTAAAACCTGAGACAGACAGAAATCTAGTTTAGCTGCAGGCTTTGCgaaggggcagggagagctCGCTGCTTACCAAGATCGGCACCCCGGTGAGCGTGTCGTACAGGAAGACGATGGCGCTGATGAGGTTGGTCATCTGCAGGGAGGTCTTGGCTGACTCAGAGCCGTCCAGCGAGGACCTCCTTTTGCCCCGCACGTCCTCCACCACGATGGCTGGCACGTTGAAAGTGTTGTGTGCTGATGAGCAGGACGATGCTTCCTCTGCCCTCTGATGGCGGCACTGCTGGAGCCTTCTGTGCGCCCACAGGGTCTGGTAGAAGGTGATCCCCACGCACACCAAGCCCATGACGATTCCTCCGAGGAGCAGGAGGCTAAAGCAGACGCCAAAGCCCAGCCCGATCTTGCTGACAATGAACTGGCAGCCGCGGGCATAGTACCGCTCACCGTTGTTGTGCCAGCCGATGGAGGGCAGGGTGGAGAGGATGAACGACACCATCCAGATGCCCATGACGGCGTGCAGAGCCTGCTTCTTGGCATTGCTCAGCCGGTAGTTGACTGGCCACCTCACCATCCACATGCGGTGGTAGGAGAGGGAGGCCACCGTGAAGCAGGTGGCCAGGGCCAGGGTGTAGTAGGTGGAGACAAAGACCTTGCAGATGCTCTCGTTCCAGTCATAGTCGGAGGACTCGCGCCGCAGCTGCACCACAGCGTAGGTGGTGAGGGGTACCGCTGCCATAAGGATGTGAGTCCCAGcaaggaagcagagcagcagctccaggggcttgtgtttctgctgtttggCTGTGATGCTGAGGATAATCCAAGAGTtggccaacaaggctagcatCCCGCATGCCAGCCACCACAGTGAGTTGTTGTGCAAGGTGGACTCTGATTCAGAGTCCCCCATGCTGCCGCCCCTGCTAGGCTGCGCCCTGTCCCTGCCACGGGGTTACTGTAAGAGGGCCAAAGGGACTCTGCACGGGGGGAACCACGTCCCTCCTCATCTGCGCTGCACGCACGCTGGGGGGTTCCTCAAGGCATTGTTACCAGCTGCGAGGCGTAACAGCCTTCAGCTCTGTCTCACTTTCAGTGCCCCCCTTCCCTTTTGCTTGCTTATATTTCTTCCACTCGCTCTAACTCTTTCACCTGTTTTTTCcgttctctttctttctgccacCTTCGTTCCTTCTCATGAACACTTGTCGGTGCTTCTTCCCTCAGTCTCTCATGCtcacttttgcttttcctctccatCTATTTCATTACCTTTCTCTACTCTTCCCCCAAAGAAAAAGCTCCCCTTACTTCACGTGCTGCCCGGACACCTTCTGCTGGCACTTCGGACAGTTTGACAGCAGTGGGTGCCTGTTGCCCAGTGCCCTAGTGAACGAGGAACTAGCAAAGAGTTTCAGAGAAGATGAAGGTCCCACAGAAAAGGTGAGGGTGGTGTATACACAGTGTGTAACCTCTGTCTGACCAAATGCCACACTCGTGGCTAGGTAGAGGTGCTGGCAAGAGTGTCAGAGAGCCATCGACGGAGAGCGAAGGGTGAGGAAGAAGATTCAGGGAGTTTCCTAGCCCAGACCCCGCAGCACCCTCACTGCATTGTCCTTTTTGCTGTCCTCCAGGGCTCAGCCTGCTCTTTCAAGCTTCCCTGCACAGCGCAGGGCAGAGCTAGCAAACAATAAGGAGATGGCGGGGAGGGGAAGATCCTTTACAAAGGTTCCCTTGGAGATTCAGGGCAGGAGGTTCACtgtagaagagagaaaagaaaaaaaaagtaatttaagatCGTACCATCTTCCTAGATCTCTCTCCTTGCCCACACAAACACATTGTCATGACTTAGGCTTTGCAGAGCTCTTCCTGTGTCTTTCAGGGAACAGAAGACCCAGATTTGTGCCGGTACCTGCATACCTCTGGCCCTTCCCGAGCTCCTCAGACACCCTGTTCTCCCTGCTGTTCCAGTCTCAGGCTCCCCACCCAGCATATTAATAATGCCGTCTTTTAAACCAATGCCCTCATCTGCATTGCTCCCTGCCATTCCCAAACACCCGTGCCAACACCCCCTGCTCCCGATGTGCAGCTCCCACTGCCATGCCACCCTTTGCACCCCTGCTTCTCACTGTCAGCACTCCGGACTCCAACCTGCCCATCCCACCCGACCCCAGCACCGCACCGAAACCCCGCGGCCCTGCAGCACAACACACCTCGCACTTGTGCCCTGCGGGGACGGCGGCCTCACCCCGAACTGACCCAAACTCAGTCCCCCTGAGACCCCGAGGCCGTGCGAGCTGCTCccatctcctcccctcccctccccatccttTTGGCTCTCCCTGATTTCTCGCTAACCACCTGCGGCTTTCCCCCGCTTGCAGCAGAGCACCCCATGGTGGCTTGTCGGAGCTGTCCCCGCTCCTCTCAGCCCTATCCCCCCGCCACGACACCGTCACACGTTCGCAGCTAGGCCTCCCCGCTAACCCCGGGGGGCCGCATTTCCTcgcagccccccccctcccgccgcccTCCCCAGCCGCAGCGCCCCCGGAGCAGGGCGTGCGATGCTCGGCGCTGCCCCGCACCTCGCGGGGTGCCGGGGGCGgccgagcccagcccagcccagcccagcccagcccagcccggcccaTCCCGGTGGAGGCGAGGCCGGGGGCCGATCGCGGTGGCGGTGGGGGCCCCATCCTACCTCTGCCGGAGCTGCCATGGCGACGCCCAGCTCCGCCGCCCCCGACCGCCGCAGCGGCCGCCgcaagcagcagccccggcccctgGCTCCGGCCATCCGCCCGCCGGGCGGGGCGACGGCGGGGGCCGAGCAGCCGGGGGGGCGGGCAGGCAGCGgcaagagggaagggaaggagggagggagcggaTTCAGGGCCTGCCCAGCGCGATCACCCTGTCAGATTGCACGCACCGCTGTCAGTGTTGGCTGCATCCATCCCAAGAGCCTTGGGTACCAGAGAATCTCATCAGCAGGAGAAGAGACCCTTGGGCAAGACAGCTCAGGCCCAGCTCTCAGTGGAGAGGCAGTTCCAGAGGTGCTCTCCCTACGACCTGCGTTAGCTGCTGTGACTGCTCCTTGGCATGCAGGAGCAGCCCGGTGGAACAGCCCCATGGTTGTGCATCTCAGCGGCTGGTCTACCAGGAGCCAGAGACGTGTAGGAAGGGACAGCCACGATCATTCCGACCTCTTCAATCACTTCTCAACTCCTATCATTTGCAGCAGGTTTATGCCTTGAAGGGAGAAGGTCTATATCCCTAAATGTAAACACTCGCGCAGCTCCAATAATGTCATTTGTATGAATTATTTAATGTGATAGCTTCCACGTTACCGTCGTGATTCAGAAGTTG carries:
- the GPR162 gene encoding probable G-protein coupled receptor 162; translation: MGDSESESTLHNNSLWWLACGMLALLANSWIILSITAKQQKHKPLELLLCFLAGTHILMAAVPLTTYAVVQLRRESSDYDWNESICKVFVSTYYTLALATCFTVASLSYHRMWMVRWPVNYRLSNAKKQALHAVMGIWMVSFILSTLPSIGWHNNGERYYARGCQFIVSKIGLGFGVCFSLLLLGGIVMGLVCVGITFYQTLWAHRRLQQCRHQRAEEASSCSSAHNTFNVPAIVVEDVRGKRRSSLDGSESAKTSLQMTNLISAIVFLYDTLTGVPILVVSFFSLRYDTAPTWMVLAVLWCSMVQTLLLPSFIWSCERYRADLRTVWEQCVAIMSEEDGDDDGVCDDYGDGRICKVRFDANGAAAVKRDSRDIKLLPMHHMLLPQDKVHYLQVPISRRMSHDETNIFSTHRSTPSFLHKWSSSDDIRISTPRKPGVPSFLPPQLHDYQHRRRPPEDELTTLRQFLEGGLVPRVSSSSACFFRDEITTFIDETPQPTPACSPRHSRLPLASRRERRLSLGSREEESADRPRRCSLAGNEAWHRQDGEQAPRERTPEACEAQTFQEPKL